One genomic segment of Bombina bombina isolate aBomBom1 chromosome 4, aBomBom1.pri, whole genome shotgun sequence includes these proteins:
- the LOC128655888 gene encoding LOW QUALITY PROTEIN: interferon-induced very large GTPase 1-like (The sequence of the model RefSeq protein was modified relative to this genomic sequence to represent the inferred CDS: inserted 1 base in 1 codon): MLSTIKQCPSEGKIPENNASDGEHRQISEFNKLIDTFQTIKEEMEHVNEETASREEVQQAMRNATNTINLSLQSFLQTMRHLNQIEKELLFLCIANRFGFCVETREFQSLLRPEDIQFMSSKMQESYKEYSNLREQCAHRAQAFVLLTGLELVCEQTKISLEQKQERISFMKQHLAEFFSCDVDRMLNSYTDSSQWEHLEEDLKNIIYQQGNIKKRYLQTHKYMKVQKPVSYSTEETFKNPLKTESNEIVPNLLKEIDLIKYYPRKMKTADFHVISKIYFNESQTVTTKQLPFHFLQKLLLLDYRARYLQCKPENDSGSATRILTAGNKASETFNSFFNESDDNSDEVTTETNTGIHPMDVQMAIFHCADDFTRQYIYTKLSVCQFALPLLIPNPDTKVEFPLGLFRNLKKTWKGKSKVNSAKPIIETDTPVVSFIRLGTSLVSKSQIINSLLSKKKHDTFFHRHCIGSTKNSLLMKGVVDVAWYCPSGTQDDMFDDCIAFTNLHGDALEHEKQLHFLQEISSVNVIFVTSSKINDEKYKQVLEHFYSSPKPLICLLTDKERTQQKSGVNVKIGIKNRNEAELINELTCTIKKIVSISKITTSLDRCANIARNYEFIIDEDQIQCKEDKKKAIYLLSLLKDNLSAMKETFLPLQGQLWLTWCKKDKELTRLKGKTNLSIEQYRNNIEEEKNYLRQKQLQRAFPLNEFMRYFLETLHSTPQSLPMYFLQWFKMYLDKLSSEKHSVLYEEYHELWSKLSIEKEKKNSNAFIEIQQKRLEQISKQINDSTFGLEHILRELGQIYEAQETVSQSEKCSFALPEIAARLMISGYPIELMDGDAAHVPLKWIRAVLDKLIVMLGDPKLFVLSVLGIQSSGKSTLLNAMFGLQFAVSAGRCTRGAFMQLVKVDEHLRKELNFDYVLVIDTEGLRTPELCNKATSHDNELATFTIGLGNLTLINIFGENPSEMQDILQIAVQAFLRMKQVNLRPSCLFVHQNVGELTAKEKTMEGRRRLQEKLDEMTLTAAQQEHSDIKCFNEVIKFDVNTHIHYFAHLWEGDPPMAPSNPSYSRNVQFLRNIILDTGRKEYQSKILKMSDFKIRVCDLWKALLTENFVFSFKNSLEIAAYNKLEIKYGQWTWELREHMLILQNRMDVQIKKGEIKTVEISYLHRQLEEPYDKVMKDLEMFFSDESDEEVLIQWKANTKNRLSTLKQHLIEQTRKKIDELNISNDSRKKIDEMEGHYESELFGRSKELALKLKGKELSEDELRENFNTLWNSWIAEVKKKNPPAVPPKIKVDFENVLIEHFGKEVNVLAIIKDSSKWDSFHDEFFNILPAKQKLYGTKKLSNDDKERVKRTTCALEQLINEYIERKKQEKMDYQINYFHEILHKIKMELKELIHEFKCKNQYTMLVSVYLCRKAVKSFKQMSEAFQETNKPHIHLENKRDYFFQSFKCSCEGKKKIASFADLLCAKLKEAIQQAVYEKAAIDIAREMRCNYPAFSGNRSNLENYILKSLAEREDFPAYYEYIQNPKSAFKKFIQECVEDYLLDKSCSRLSTFLNTSMDHYKTLILSAIENSMTRIEKIQSNVSLWLDTFCSELGDNINISRSDFKSVDQQDIDDIGFLKEAMSKALEIVVQQLNKDFSVNDMTKFRSKPHEILLDQLAGCWHQCPFCNAICTNTVSEHDGDHSVQFHRPNGLKGGYYKNKNTFMTDICTSLVASDNSFYISLDSDVLFPFKKYRKAGPPYSNWSITPDSSSQKYWKWVVSRFQSDLENQYKXKFEGLGKIPELWKQISKEDVISELEINS; the protein is encoded by the exons ATGTTATCAACTATAAAACAATGCCCATCTGAGGGGAAAATACCAGAAAATAACGCAAGTGATGGAGAACACAGACAGATTTCTGAGTTTAATAAACTGATTGATACTTTTCAAACAATAAAGGAAGAAATGGAACATGTAAATGAAGAAACGGCATCAAGAGAAGAAGTACAACAAGCAATGCGTAACGCTACAAATACTATTAATCTGTCATTGCAGTCTTTTCTGCAGACCATGAGACACCTCAATCAGATTGAGAAAGAGCTGCTGTTTCTTTGTATTGCAAACAGATTTGGATTTTGTGTAGAAACACGTGAGTTTCAAAGTCTTTTAAGGCCAGAAGATATTCAGTTCATGAGTTCTAAAATGCAAGAATCATATAAAGAGTATTCAAACTTGAGAGAACAATGTGCTCACCGAGCTCAAGCCTTTGTACTGCTGACTGGCTTGGAATTGGTTTGTGAACAAACCAAAATATCATTAGAGCAAAAACAAGAGCGTATTAGTTTTATGAAACAACACCTGGCAGAGTTCTTCTCATGTGATGTTGACCGTATGCTTAACAGTTATACTGACAGTTCTCAATGGGAACATTTGGAAGAAGATctcaaaaatattatatatcaacAAGGAAACATAAAGAAAAGATatctacaaacacataaatatatgaaaGTTCAGAAGCCAGTCTCTTATTCTActgaagaaacatttaaaaatcCTCTTAAAACAGAAAGTAATGAAATTGTTCCAAATCTACTTAAAGAGATTGACCTTATAAAATATTATCCACGAAAAATGAAGACTGCAGATTTTCATGTAATTtctaagatttattttaatgaaaGTCAGACAGTAACAACAAAACAGCTTCCTTTTCACTTTTTGCAAAAACTACTCCTGTTAGATTACCGTGCAAGATATCTCCAGTGCAAGCCGGAAAATGATTCAGGATCAGCAACAAGGATATTAACTGCTGGGAATAAAGCTTCAGAAACTTTTAATAGCTTCTTCAATGAATCTGATGATAACAGTGATGAAGTAACTACAGAGACCAACACAGGTATCCACCCAATGGATGTCCAGATGGCTATTTTTCATTGTGCTGATGATTTTACCAGGCAATATATTTACACAAAGCTCTCAGTTTGCCAGTTTGCCCTCCCACTTCTGATACCTAATCCTGATACCAAGGTTGAATTTCCTCTTGGGTTGTTTAGAAACCTTAAGAAAACATGGAAGGGTAAAAGTAAAGTCAACTCTGCAAAACCTATTATTGAAACAGATACACCAGTGGTATCTTTCATTCGACTTGGTACATCACTGGTCTCTAAATCACAGATTATTAACTCCTTGCTAAGTAAGAAAAAACATGACACATTTTTCCATCGTCACTGCATAGGAAGTACCAAAAACTCATTGCTGATGAAAGGTGTTGTAGACGTTGCTTGGTATTGCCCCAGTGGCACACAAGATGACATGTTTGATGATTGCATTGCATTCACTAATCTCCACGGTGATGCACTGGAACATGAGAAACAACTGCATTTTCTTCAAGAAATTTCCTCAGTCAATGTGATATTTGTAACAAGTTCtaaaataaatgatgaaaaatacaaacaagtcttagaacatttttatagttCTCCTAAACCATTAATATGTCTACTTACAGACAAAGAACGAACTCAACAAAAGAGCGGTGTAAATGTAAAAATTGGGATTAAAAACAGAAATGAAGCAGAATTAATTAATGAGCTTacatgtacaattaaaaaaattgtgtCTATATCAAAGATCACAACCTCTCTTGACCGCTGCGCAAATATTGCTAGGAACTATGAGTTCATTATTGATGAAGATCAAATCCAGTGCAAAGAAGAcaaaaaaaaggcaatttatttactCAGTTTGTTAAAAGATAACTTATCAGCCATGAAGGAAACATTCCTTCCTTTACAAGGACAACTTTGGCTAACGTGGTGCAAAAAAGATAAGGAGCTTACTCGACTTAAGGGAAAAACAAATCTGAGCATTGAGCAATACCGTAATAACATTGaggaagaaaaaaattatttaaggcAAAAACAATTACAAAGAGCATTTCCTCTCAATGAATTCATGAGATATTTCCTGGAAACCCTACACTCAACCCCACAATCATTACCAATGTACTTTCTTCAgtggtttaaaatgtatttagataaattatcatcagaaaAACATTCTGTGTTGTATGAGGAGTACCATGAATTGTGGTCAAAACTTTCTattgaaaaggaaaagaaaaacagcaaTGCATTTATAGAAATACAGCAAAAAAGATTAGAACAAATATCAAAACAGATAAACGACTCAACATTTGGCCTTGAACACATTCTGAGAGAATTAGGGCAGATCTATGAAGCTCAAGAAACCGTTTCACAATCAGAGAAATGTTCATTCGCCTTACCTGAAATTGCTGCCAGACTTATGATTTCTGGATATCCCATTGAGTTGATGGACGGTGATGCAGCACATGTGCCATTGAAATGGATACGAGCAGTTTTAGATaaattgattgtaatgttaggagATCCAAAACTGTTTGTCCTTTCTGTACTTGGCATACAAAGTTCAGGGAAGTCAACATTACTCAATGCTATGTTTGGGTTACAGTTTGCAGTAAGTGCCGGAAGATGCACCCGAGGAGCCTTCATGCAACTTGTTAAGGTTGATGAACACTTGAGGAAAGAGCTGAATTTTGACTATGTACTTGTTATTGATACTGAAGGTTTAAGGACCCCTGAATTGTGCAACAAAGCCACAAGTCATGATAATGAACTTGCTACATTTACCATTGGTCTGGGGAATCTCACTCTAATTAATATTTTTGGGGAAAATCCTTCTGAAATGCAAGATATTCTACAGATAGCTGTACAAGCATTCCTGAGAATGAAGCAAGTAAATCTCAGACCAAGTTGCCTGTTTGTCCATCAAAATGTAGGGGAACTCACAGCAAAAGAAAAAACCATGGAGGGACGAAGACGACTTCAGGAAAAACTAGATGAAATGACATTGACCGCAGCTCAGCAAGAACACTCTGACATAAAATGCTTTAATGAGGTCATCAAATTTGATGTGAACACCCATATTCATTATTTTGCCCACCTCTGGGAAGGTGATCCACCCATGGCTCCTTCTAACCCAAGCTATAGCCGAAATGTGCAATTTCTCAGAAACATCATACTTGACACCGGAAGGAAGGAGTACCaaagtaaaatattaaaaatgtcagATTTCAAAATCAGGGTTTGTGATCTATGGAAAGCTTTGTTAACTGAGAATTTTGTATTCAGTTTCAAAAATTCTCTTGAGATAGCAGCTTACAATAAACTGGAAATTAAATATGGACAGTGGACCTGGGAACTAAGAGAACACATGCTAATCCTACAGAACAGGATGGATGTCCAAATCAAAAAAGGTGAAATTAAAACAGTTGAAATATCTTATCTTCATAGACAACTTGAAGAACCATATGACAAAGTTATGAAGGATCTAGAGATGTTTTTTAGTGATGAAAGTGATGAAGAAGTACTAATACAGTGGAAAGCAAATACCAAAAATAGACTGTCTACTCTGAAACAACATCTAATAGAACAGACAAGGAAAAAAATAGATGAATTAAATATATCAAATGACAGCAGAAAAAAGATAGATGAAATGGAAGGACATTATGAAAGTGAACTGTTTGGAAGAAGCAAAGAGCTGGCACTAAAGTTAAAGGGAAAAGAATTAAGTGAAGATGAACTGAGGGAAAATTTTAATACATTATGGAATTCATGGATTGCAGAGGTGAAGAAAAAAAACCCTCCTGCTGTCCCACCAAAAATAAAAGTCGATTTTGAAAATGTTCTGATTGAGCACTTTGGAAAGGAAGTTAATGTGTTAGCTATAATCAAGGATTCCTCCAAATGGGATTCTTTCCATGATGAATTTTTCAACATTCTTCCTGCAAAACAAAAACTGTATGGCACTAAAAAACTATCAAATGATGATAAAGAAAGAGTCAAACGGACAACATGTGCTCTAGAGCAGCTTATAAATGAATATattgagagaaaaaagcaagagaaaATGGACTATCAGATAAATTATTTTCATGAaattttgcataaaataaaaatggaGCTGAAGGAGTTAATTCATGAGTTTAaatgtaaaaatcaatacacaatgcTTGTGTCAGTGTATCTTTGCCGTAAAGCAGTGAAAAGTTTTAAGCAGATGTCTGAAGCTTTCCAAGAAACAAACAAACCTCATATTCATCTTGAAAATAAGAGAGACTATTTCTTTCAGAGCTTTAAATGCTCttgtgaaggaaaaaaaaagattgCTTCATTTGCTGACTTGTTATGTGCAAAACTTAAAGAGGCCATCCAACAAGCAGTGTATGAAAAGGCTGCAATAGACATAGCGAGGGAGATGAGGTGCAACTACCCAGCCTTCAGTGGGAACAGATCGAACCTAGAGAACTATATATTGAAGTCACTGGCTGAAAGAGAAGATTTCCCGGCATATTATGAGTATATTCAGAACCCCAAATCAGCTTTTAAAAAGTTCATTCAGGAATGTGTTGAAGACTACTTACTTGACAAAAGTTGTTCAAGGCTGTCAACATTTTTAAACACCAGCATGGACCATTACAAAACTCTGATTCTATCAGCTATAGAGAATTCAATGACAAGGATAGAAAAGATACAGAGTAATGTGAGCTTATGGCTGGATACGTTCTGCTCAGAACTGGGAGACAACATAAACATTTCACGTAGTGACTTCAAAAGTGTAGATCAACAAGATATAGATGACATTGGTTTTCTAAAAGAAGCCATGTCAAAGGCACTGGAAATAGTAGTGCAACAACTTAATAAAGACTTTTCTGTTAATGACATGACTAAATTCAGATCTAAGCCACATGAAATTCTGCTAGATCAGCTGGCTGGCTGTTGGCATCAGTGTCCTTTCTGCAATGCCATCTGCACTAATACAGTGTCCGAACATGACGGTGACCACAGCGTCCAGTTTCATCGTCCTAATGGACTTAAAGGCGgctattataaaaacaaaaatacgtttatgacTGATATCTGCACCAGTCTTGTAGCCAGTGATAATTCGTTTTATATAAGTCTTGATTCAGATGTTCTATTCCCCTTCAAAAAGTACAGAAAAGCTGGACCTCCTTATTCTAACTGGTCAATTACACCTGACAGCTCATCACAAAAATACTGGAAATGGGTTGTTTCTCGCTTCCAGTCAGACCTGGAAAATCAGTATA AAAAGTTTGAAGGCTTAGGGAAGATTCCTGAACTATGGAAGCAAATAAGCAAGGAAGACGTTATCTCAGAGTTGGAAATAAATAGTTAA